In Fusarium pseudograminearum CS3096 chromosome 1, whole genome shotgun sequence, one genomic interval encodes:
- the NPS15 gene encoding NPS15, with the protein MATCQDDIPSSTNCVPRPFRQGQQGKPYIQEHLEGLQCSTSLIPTVISAAWAVLVGHYTASNEMSFKRTLMTNGKISYLARAEDVCIIVPWDKPVEQFLKQLSNQHPDSTDSFDAAQEHTMILHHPSKQNDDVLLECCLQNNTVKLQLQLNSDSFDEASGTRLLRQLKHAVQLLCAKENQEIPVAKISTVTEKDLDEMWERNASVPSTNDKFSCIHGIVMDWAIKQPDRPAICAWDGQLSYGQLDKYSTTLAKHLLTMGVCTDTIVPLCFEKSMWMPIAMLGVMKAGGACVAMDITQPEERLRTIVDEVKPALILSSATNRDLATAVSDCQVIVVDLNCFESSLPRTEDHELPMVGPQNTIYVSFTSGSTGKPKGAVINHGNVFAAVRFQGPSLGFTKSSRVFDLAPYCFDVAWSNVLHTLCAGGCLCVPSGINAMTGISTSINSLDANLVNITPSLLRILDPNDVPSLKTVLLSGEPPDHATCLRWIPRARLVNTYGPTECTFKSSHTDLTLSTSWPPNIGAGIGSNLWVVNCHNADQLSCIGAIGELWLEGPLVGQGYLYNDQMTEKSFVKDPAWLLEGSATYAGRPGRLYRTGDLVRSNGDGTVTFIGRKDTQVKIRGQRVELDEIEYHVRDCLAQQPEPRVVVEVVSPDQGYRQVLMAFIETSKMSLSSQDNIEAITGTLQEALTKVLPSYMVPQVYVPLHVIPLSPTGKTDRRLLRDMGLSILDDASSATGSSVGEEQRELTDIESRFVNLWKVVLGVDTISVRDNFFRVGGDSISAIRLVEAASKEGISITVADVFKRPCLQELALAAKLESQETFATISPLSLIQGSVGHDDLRNEVAGLCNVPREIIQDIFPCTPLQEGLIAMTAENESSYVAQNILQIAPSVCLEKLKEAWDLTVSTTPILRTRIVDMGGDSLVQVIIDEQVPWEYGDDLDTYLKHHSHPTMGLGKPLMHQAIVNDLDNNRRFFIYTIHHALYDGWSASLLLDRLHQAYHSKTLSPSPPFQRFVQRMLQTDSDAKQSFWNQELASSKARVFPQLPSPLYRPRADKTMHHTIHDIHWPTDGATASSIIRAAWSVLIARHTASEDVIFGVTVTGRQSAYPGIGELIAPTFATVPLRINVPWKHTVEEFLQQVQTQAVDMIEYEQTGLQYIRRISAELDRASQFQTLLVLQPNMKDYKREENHHRALFESDEQGVINRATDDLSVFNSSALMLECQIESEGVGIQFSFDSSVIDKGQVKRLSQQLDNTIRQICMANQATTLLDIAKVSEQDLADIWNWNSSVPSAVDACVHDLVAEMATKYPKRPALSAWDGDLDYGQLRKYSTIAARNLVKLGVEPGIIVPLYLAKSVWTTVAMLAVMKTGAAFVLVPATDPLLRLHAIIAETSSPFVVVSQDQGRGLDGCRGVIFQDLLNYEFQSNEYYKPRSLDTSSTAVILFTSGSTGTPKGIVWNHRALSTTATRLGEAFQLQRTSRTFQFASYSFDVSILETFATLIMGGVVCIPSESERLNDTARAILKRQANWLCITPSAAKALLPEVVSSLKTIVFAGEQLSHSDVSRWNGNTTVYNWYGPAEASFSACCRVDEGKWSNGTIGAAFANVCWVVDPENGDTLLPIGAEGELVVEGNAIAEGYLRQSKDSSSVFYNDPPWLLQGSKDHPGRRGRLYKTGDIVSYNADGTLKYRRRNDRQVKIHGQRVELEAIEHCLQEILAPDLAVETVVDIVTPAQSDDPILLAFLSFNSPNQSKDNDFISAMSNAAAILEDRAPSLLPEHMNPSIYFPISKVPFTLNGKIDRRSLRAAAERLTLPQLTELLPTKEERLKPTTDVERALRQVWAKVLTVEPDAIATNDSFRRLGGDSIKTVIMARLINQQFGVKLSVRDVLRQRALSDLAQEIGRQQNPLPGPSLQETDLGDLVEDAKALSNSLQLYTPDTFEDADEMPSRVFLTGATGYLGTTILHGLLQRPEISQVFVLVRASSTEHAINRIIKSATISGWWHESYLSRIQPWLGDLEKPQFALSDFRWNQLFGHYDSTKCIDGIVHNGAAVNWYSSYDDLRATNVISSQQLLQIAATNPHLKRYVLISTAPQRDIGCGVDSEKHFRKFLADADGYGKSKLVAEQVMLWASNKQGFPRQRLAVVKPGFIIGNATSGVANVDDFLWRVVAGCVTIGSFPKASSEVFIHIATTDHIAMAVTTCLHAKSDQKPIRRRVDDGLPVRDFWSAVNSALPIALDEQPFESWYAELEKKVNENLNHPCFPVLHLIAHGNPVIGSEKHRSGTSCTMDRRLELEAATARNVKYLLEVGYFSWDWSSENVSVFQRQDKVG; encoded by the coding sequence ATGGCTACATGTCAAGATGATATTCCGTCAAGTACCAACTGCGTACCAAGACCGTTccgccaaggtcaacaaggcAAGCCCTATATTCAGGAACATCTCGAGGGTTTGCAATGCTCAACCTCTTTGATACCTACTGTTATAAGTGCCGCTTGGGCTGTCCTTGTGGGGCACTACACGGCATCGAATGAAATGTCGTTCAAGAGGACGCTAATGACGAATGGCAAGATATCTTATTTGGCTCGCGCCGAGGACGTCTGCATCATTGTACCATGGGATAAACCTGTTGAACAGTTTCTGAAACAACTATCAAACCAGCATCCGGATTCCACCGACTCCTTCGACGCTGCCCAGGAGCATACCATGATCTTACATCACCCGAGCAAACAGAACGATGACGTACTATTGGAATGTTGCTTACAAAACAATACTGTCAAGCTTCAACTACAACTCAACAGCGACTCTTTCGACGAAGCTAGCGGGACACGGCTGCTACGCCAGCTCAAGCATGCAGTACAACTGCTCTGTGCCAAGGAGAACCAAGAAATTCCAGTTGCCAAGATCTCAACGGTCACAGAAAAggaccttgatgagatgtGGGAGCGGAATGCGTCCGTGCCATCAACAAATGACAAGTTCAGCTGTATCCATGGCATTGTTATGGACTGGGCGATCAAGCAACCCGATCGCCCTGCCATCTGCGCATGGGACGGCCAATTAAGCTATGGCCAGTTGGACAAATACTCAACCACATTGGCAAAGCATCTTCTTACCATGGGCGTCTGTACAGACACGATCGTTCCCTTGTGTTTTGAGAAATCTATGTGGATGCCGATAGCCATGCTTGGAGTCATGAAAGCTGGCGGTGCATGTGTCGCCATGGATATCACCCAGCCAGAGGAAAGACTTCGAACCATAGTGGACGAGGTCAAGCCTGCACTCATACTTTCCTCAGCGACAAATAGAGACTTGGCCACTGCGGTTTCTGACTGTCAAGTCATTGTTGTCGACCTGAACTGTTTTGAATCGTCGCTACCACGTACAGAAGATCATGAGCTACCAATGGTCGGGCCTCAAAACACCATCTATGTCTCATTTACCTCGGGCAGTACTGGGAAACCAAAAGGCGCAGTCATCAACCACGGGAACGTTTTTGCAGCAGTCCGATTCCAAGGACCTTCACTGGGATTCACCAAGTCATCTCGGGTATTCGACCTAGCTCCTTACTGCTTTGATGTGGCCTGGTCCAATGTCCTCCATACACTATGCGCTGGCGGCTGCCTTTGCGTACCTTCAGGAATCAACGCCATGACTGGAATCTCTACTTCAATCAACAGCCTAGACGCGAACCTCGTTAACATAACGCCCTCGCTGTTGCGTATTCTGGATCCAAACGACGTGCCCTCTTTGAAGACTGTATTGTTGAGTGGAGAACCACCAGACCATGCTACGTGTCTGCGTTGGATACCGAGAGCTCGTCTTGTGAACACATATGGGCCTACAGAATGTACGTTCAAGAGTTCCCATACAGACCTTACACTATCAACCTCTTGGCCGCCGAACATCGGGGCCGGTATTGGATCGAATCTGTGGGTTGTGAACTGCCACAATGCGGACCAACTGAGCTGCATCGGAGCTATTGGGGAGCTGTGGCTTGAGGGCCCTCTAGTCGGCCAAGGATATCTTTACAATGATCAAATGACGGAAAAGTCTTTTGTGAAAGATCCTGCATGGTTGCTCGAGGGCTCGGCCACCTATGCTGGCCGTCCAGGTCGGCTTTACCGGACAGGCGACTTGGTGCGTTCCAATGGCGATGGAACTGTAACCTTCATCGGGCGCAAAGACACCCAGGTCAAGATCCGCGGCCAACGCGTCGAGCTGGATGAAATCGAGTATCACGTGCGAGATTGTCTCGCGCAGCAACCAGAACCGCGCGTGGTTGTGGAGGTCGTCTCTCCCGATCAAGGGTATCGTCAAGTACTGATGGCGTTTATCGAGACAAGCAAGATGAGCCTTTCATCCCAAGACAACATCGAGGCCATCACGGGTACTTTACAGGAAGCACTGACCAAAGTGTTGCCATCGTACATGGTTCCCCAAGTGTACGTTCCACTCCATGTCATTCCTCTGTCACCAACAGGGAAAACGGATCGACGACTATTACGGGACATGGGACTATCAATATTGGACGATGCATCCAGCGCAACAGGATCCTCAGTGGGAGAAGAACAACGCGAGTTGACGGATATTGAGTCCCGTTTCGTCAATCTTTGGAAAGTTGTGCTTGGAGTCGACACCATCAGCGTTCGAGATAATTTCTTCCGTGTCGGCGGTGACTCCATATCAGCGATACGACTTGTCGAAGCTGCATCCAAAGAAGGCATCTCCATTACGGTAGCAGACGTGTTTAAGCGACCAtgccttcaagaacttgctcTGGCAGCAAAGTTGGAAAGCCAAGAAACATTTGCAACTATTTCACCTTTATCCTTGATTCAAGGCTCCGTTGGCCACGATGACCTACGTAACGAGGTGGCAGGACTATGCAATGTCCCACGGGAGATTATTCAGGATATCTTTCCCTGTACACCTCTTCAAGAAGGGCTCATTGCTATGACGGCAGAGAACGAATCTAGCTACGTGGCTCAGAACATTCTACAAATCGCTCCCTCTGtctgtcttgagaagctgaaaGAGGCTTGGGACCTTACTgtttcaacaacaccaatacTACGTACACGAATTGTGGACATGGGAGGTGATTCCCTAGTACAAGTGATTATCGACGAGCAGGTACCTTGGGAGTATGGTGATGACTTGGATACATATCTAAAGCACCATAGCCACCCTACTATGGGCCTCGGGAAGCCACTCATGCACCAAGCTATCGTCAACGACCTCGACAACAATCGCAGATTCTTTATTTATACCATCCATCACGCCTTATATGATGGGTGGTCCGCgtcattgttgttggacAGACTACACCAGGCGTATCATTCAAAGACACTGAGTCCATCCCCACCATTCCAGCGATTTGTGCAGCGCATGCTCCAGACAGACAGCGATGCGAAGCAAAGCTTTTGGAATCAAGAGCTGGCCAGCTCAAAAGCCCGGGTCTTTCCTCAGCTCCCATCACCACTCTACAGACCACGAGCAGACAAAACCATGCATCACACGATCCACGACATTCATTGGCCTACAGACGGGGCCACAGCATCTAGTATCATCCGAGCTGCCTGGTCAGTTCTCATCGCACGTCACACTGCTTCAGAAGATGTCATCTTCGGTGTAACGGTAACAGGACGACAATCAGCGTATCCTGGAATTGGAGAGTTGATAGCTCCCACCTTTGCCACTGTACCTTTGCGTATCAACGTGCCTTGGAAACATACTGTGGAGGAATTCCTTCAACAGGTGCAAACGCAAGCCGTGGATATGATCGAGTATGAACAGACTGGTCTACAATATATACGACGCATAAGCGCAGAGCTCGACAGGGCAAGTCAGTTTCAAACCTTGCTGGTACTTCAACCGAACATGAAGGACtacaagagagaagagaaccATCACAGAGCCTTGTTTGAGTCCGATGAGCAAGGGGTTATCAACCGTGCAACAGATGACCTGAGCGTATTCAACAGCTCTGCTCTGATGCTAGAATGCCAGATCGAGAGCGAGGGTGTGGGAATCCAGTTTAGCTTTGACTCTTCTGTTATCGACAAAGGTCAGGTGAAGAGGCTGTCACAGCAACTGGACAACACTATCAGACAGATCTGCATGGCAAATCAGGCCACCACGTTGCTTGATATAGCTAAAGTCAGCGAACAAGACCTCGCCGATATctggaactggaactcgTCAGTTCCATCAGCAGTAGACGCTTGTGTTCATGACCTTGTTGCGGAGATGGCAACAAAGTATCCGAAACGACCTGCTCTGAGCGCATGGGACGGCGATTTGGACTACGGGCAACTACGCAAGTACTCCACCATTGCGGCACGaaatcttgtcaagctggGAGTCGAGCCAGGTATCATTGTGCCTCTGTACTTGGCCAAGTCTGTTTGGACAACAGTAGCAATGCTAGCTGTTATGAAAACTGGTGCTGCTTTTGTGCTCGTTCCAGCGACCGACCCATTGTTACGTCTTCACGCAATCATAGCGGAGACCTCATCACCGTTTGTCGTGGTctcacaagatcaaggcagaGGCCTCGATGGTTGTCGAGGTGTTATCTTTCAAGATCTTCTGAACTATGAGTTTCAATCAAACGAATACTACAAGCCTCGTTCTTTAGATACCTCCAGCACGGCGGTCATTCTTTTCACTTCTGGGAGTACTGGAACACCCAAGGGTATAGTCTGGAACCATCGGGCGCTGTCGACAACTGCAACTCGACTCGGGGAAGCGTTTCAGCTTCAACGTACAAGCAGGACCTTTCAGTTTGCTTCATACTCGTTCGATGTCAGCATTCTAGAAACCTTTGCGACTTTGATCATGGGAGGTGTCGTGTGTATTCCGTCGGAGAGTGAACGCCTAAACGACACAGCCAGAGCAATACTAAAGAGGCAGGCTAACTGGCTGTGTATCACTCCCTCCGCTGCAAAAGCACTTCTGCCAGAAGTTGTTTCGTCGCTGAAGACAATCGTGTTTGCTGGAGAGCAGCTATCGCACAGCGATGTCTCAAGATGGAATGGCAATACCACTGTTTATAACTGGTATGGGCCTGCTGAGGCATCATTTTCGGCTTGCTGTCGTGTTGATGAGGGGAAATGGTCAAACGGAACCATTGGTGCTGCGTTCGCCAATGTCTGTTGGGTGGTAGATCCTGAGAACGGAGATACTCTTTTACCCATCGGTGCCGAGGGAGAgttggttgttgaaggtAATGCGATAGCCGAAGGTTATTTGAGACAGTCTAAGGACTCGTCGTCGGTCTTTTACAACGATCcgccttggctgcttcaaGGATCCAAGGATCATCCGGGGCGACGTGGGCGACTTTACAAAACTGGCGATATCGTTTCCTACAACGCAGACGGGACTCTCAAGTACAGACGACGCAACGATagacaagtcaagatccATGGACAACGTGTGGAGTTGGAGGCTATCGAGCACTGCCTACAGGAAATCTTGGCCCCAGATCTTGCGGTTGAAACCGTCGTCGACATTGTGACTCCTGCACAAAGCGACGACCCCATACTTTTGGCTTTTCTGAGCTTCAACAGCCCGAATCAATCTAAAGACAACGATTTCATATCGGCCATGAGTAACGCTGCCGCCATCTTGGAGGACAGGGCACCCAGTCTCTTGCCCGAGCACATGAACCCATCCATTTATTTTCCCATCAGCAAAGTGCCATTCACTCTGAACGGAAAGATCGATAGACGAAGCCTTCgtgcagcagcagagagATTGACTCTGCCACAACTGACTGAACTACTTCCTACGAAAGAAGAACGCCTGAAGCCAACAACTGATGTCGAACGTGCGCTGCGACAGGTTTGGGCTAAAGTACTTACAGTTGAGCCTGACGCCATCGCAACGAACGACAGCTTTCGCCGGCTTGGCGGGGATTCTATCAAAactgtcatcatggccagGCTGATCAATCAACAATTTGGTGTCAAACTCAGTGTCCGTGATGTACTGCGACAGAGAGCTCTTAGTGACCTCGCACAAGAAATTGGACGACAACAGAATCCCCTTCCTGGTCCTTCGCTGCAGGAGACGGACTTGGGAGACTTGGTAGAAGATGCCAAAGCCCTTTCCAACAGCCTTCAACTCTATACGCCTGACACGTTCGAGGACGCGGACGAGATGCCTTCTAGAGTTTTTCTCACAGGTGCTACCGGCTACCTCGGCACCACCATCCTCCATGGCCTCCTTCAGCGCCCAGAGATCAGCCAAGTATTTGTTCTGGTACGGGCGTCTTCTACCGAACACGCCATCAACAGGATTATTAAATCCGCGACTATATCTGGCTGGTGGCATGAAAGTTATCTGTCTCGTATCCAGCCATGGTTGGGAGACTTGGAAAAGCCCCAGTTCGCTCTTAGTGACTTCAGATGGAATCAGTTATTTGGCCACTATGATTCCACCAAGTGCATTGATGGAATTGTACACAACGGGGCGGCTGTTAATTGGTACTCAAGCTATGATGATCTCCGAGCTACGAATGTAATCTCAAGCCAGCAGCTGCTTCAGATAGCGGCCACCAACCCACACTTGAAACGTTACGTTCTCATATCAACAGCGCCTCAGAGAGATATAGGTTGTGGTGTTGACAGCGAAAAGCATTTTCGCAAGTTTCTCGCCGATGCAGATGGGTACGGGAAAAGCAAGTTGGTTGCCGAGCAGGTCATGCTATGGGCAAGCAACAAGCAAGGTTTTCCGCGCCAACGTCTTGCAGTTGTCAAGCCCggcttcatcatcggcaaCGCAACCTCGGGAGTCGCCAATGTGGACGACTTTTTGTGGCGGGTGGTCGCAGGATGTGTTACTATCGGGTCGTTCCCCAAAGCGTCATCCGAGGTTTTCATTCACATCGCTACTACAGATCATATTGCTATGGCGGTAACTACCTGTTTGCATGCCAAATCTGACCAGAAGCcgataagaagaagagttgatgatggcttgCCCGTGAGGGACTTTTGGAGTGCAGTAAACTCGGCTCTGCCAATTGCCCTCGATGAACAGCCCTTTGAATCGTGGTATGCAGAGTTGGAGAAAAAGGTAAATGAGAACTTGAACCACCCTTGCTTCCCTGTCCTTCATCTGATTGCCCATGGCAATCCAGTTATCGGGTCAGAGAAGCACCGTTCTGGAACATCGTGTACTATGGATCGTCGACTAGAGCTTGAGGCAGCTACAGCAAGAAATGTCAAGTACCTGCTGGAGGTGGGATATTTTTCATGGGACTGGAGTTCAGAAAATGTGTCTGTTTTTCAGAGACAAGATAAAGTGGGATAA